acattaaataaataaaatgtcttttcactacatcaatatttataatgaagcttcaaatcaaacaattagaaaagtcgaaatatgtttatttcagtccGGTAGTTGcaatgcagattgcaatctcttagtttcaccccctttatttcaagcaataagatgattcgcgcacatatttttttactctaaatttttcagattcttaagaatttgttacttaaatcttatattgaccacatacaatgtttaaataggaagaaatgcttaaaagctgttttttcgcagatggcggtattttgggcaactgtatgcattgttatgatttgctgtttgattagaagtaagcataattttatggaatttatgatgtcaaaaacttctttgatagtcattgcagggttttacttagttttaattgattagcatttgcaccagaaagaaaaatttgggttttcacacattttgttaaccTTTACTCGAATTTCGGGAAACATGTGCTCTCTGtcaaaaacacgctttaaatattaaaaaatgcatttgaataatgactattaatctctctgctaaaagtttaaattgtttgcatatgtgaatttagtatataaaagtcatattctgcaatcaggctgaaatcttagaaaatatgcacttattcgtccttggcctttgatcttgatttgacggaaattgcaccgtacgatttttttacgaccgggcaaaacagatagtacagatgggtagctttcaaatgatatatgatatagccgtgtgttaggtaggtgcatttaaaatttaaatttatggttaaagtcactcgcctatataTGATTGAACTGAAACTAGCATTAATTGTACTTGAGACTATTGCACTTCAATACATTATGTACATAATTTGTTTTAGTTCTACGCCTATTTTTCACCGAATTCGTTTTtatcttgttttctttttatttctataatgttTGCGATTTCTGTGTAATATTATCGCTAATTCTATTGAAATAAGATACTTAGCTGGAGGTCGATCCATAATTTTGTTACGCTTTTGTTagaatgaaattttatttatttcatattaatgACCTAAGATAACAACGAGTAAAGTAAATAATTAAACAGGACTAATACAAATTACCcccaaatatttttttgaggATTTCTGAGTGTAAACATGCATGTCAACGATCGCTTCAAGCTCAACACGTAAATTatgaatttcaaatgtgacgtcactttgtgcgttgaggctttggctaactcggctaTGTATTTTTATATGCTGGAttagtttgttttatgtaatgtatccgtttttattctgtagttagtcattacttcggttttatcatgtatatctattatatagtcattttataaaatttactgtttgcaaaagtatgaattattcttaataataaggatgttcttatctcaagcagaaaaccctagccgtatttggcacaacttttgggaacgtttggtcctcagtgctcttcaactttgttcttgatTTGGCTTTccaacttttttcatctgagcgtcactggttagtcttgtatggactaaacgcacgtctgacgtatcaaattttaaacctggtaccttttgttagctattattcgtgtatTTCTATGTCCAGTATGTTCTCcgatttatttgtattgtagttctgtcatgtaatgttgtcatctttatgttatatataacattgccataaaagctaAAGGTTGggtatgccacaaaaccaggttcaatccaccatttttttctgttgccgttatttaaaatgcaaaaaatgtaaaacgtcaaaatttttaaaattgatagAGAGGTGCATAGGATTAAAAATGTTTCTGCAACTGAAAACGACAAAATATTATATTGGAAATTTGAGCAGTAGAAAAACaatcatgtatttaaattttaagattttagATAAACGTAATTAAAGTTATTATAATTTACCTACTGAAAACTCTGATTTATGAATATCTCTTCAGTATAACACCTACATTTCAATGGAATCGAGAAAGTTATTTTACAGTTTGGTAAAACATGGAACTTCTAACTATTGGTTAAGATGTCAAAACACATACATACAAGTTGTTCGTCCAATGTTGTATCttaaaacatgtaacaatttCGGAAAGTACATATATTAACGACCCTGTGAATCAAATAACACGTCAGTAAGCTGTCAAAATCATGTCCAACGAtatgactcaaattctcatatataATTTATTACTTTCTAAAACGTATATTCAACGTacaaaataagtgaaataaatttgtaataatataacaaaaacattttcgACGAACGAATATTAGGTGCGGTAGTTGTATGTTTACAAACGTTTTTAAAACTTCTGGATGttgttactttaaaattgtaATTGGACGCAATCAACTTATACTTTATAAATAGAAATACGTAAAATATACcgatattaaaaatgttttcaaaaataaatgaaagacgTGTAAAACTTTCCGAAAATGTTACATATCTAAGACACACATGTGGCTGgttttttaaaattatacatCGGTTTACCCGAGTGGTCCGATGGCTTTTGCAATTTCAAAGACATGAATGCAGAATCttgatttgtttaaataatttgtaaaattattgttGTCGGATCGTATGTGGACTGAAGACCGTCCCTTCACCTATACACCtatatatttacttttataaattatgacttggatggatagttgtctcatttgcactgataccacatcttcctacatatATCTATCTAAGAATATAAATGGATATTCAATTTCTGACGAACAAATCTATCAACTTATAATAAAAAGGGGAAATCTATAGATTTCTTTACAAATTTAAGGGAAAAAAGGATTTATATTGCATTGAATTTGTTATAATACCTGTCAACATCTGTCGATGGCAAAAACCGCAGACAAAGACATCAAAGACGACATTATAGCCTTACAACTAATAATAAGAAAGGATGCATGTACAAAATGACCAAAGACTACTTGTTTCGAGTTAATTTACAAACTCTATTACAAccctttatttttttctaaaatattattgatttcaCAAATCGATCATCAAGGAATTAATATGATTTATGAGGAAGAAAGATTAAAGATAAAGTTCCGAAATTTTATGGACGctatcacgaattggttgatctatCCGATGTGTCTGTGTCTGAACTACTAGTAACTAACGGAATTTTACCACGTCTTCCGAATATGACATATTTCCGAATATGACTGTATTGATGAacgtgaattcgcattgctatcaGATGTGTCTCGGTATTAATACATTCAACATTCGTGTATTTAGttataatgtttatttaaaattctGGTTGATATTGTTTTATGTCATATCGTTTATGATTTTAGttcgaattttatttttttatatgtatgttaaagtaaaaataattaatcacctagttcatttatatgttttttagtttaaagcaactataTGCACAGGATTTATTTGTGTTTacacagtttgatttagaagaaaaaaacgacattgttagaaaataaaaatagtaacACCATTACTTACACAATTCAACATTGATATTCTTGAAATTGTTAGAAAATGCACCAAATTACACCTTAACAAACTTTCTCCcaattttatattctatttttttctatttatttacctgtgacgtcactttttgtggcgttgatacattcGTGTAACGTACAGTTCATAATTCTAAAGTGCTCTATTTGTGTACTGTAGTAAATTGATTTTATGTGTTCGTTGTTATTATGTGGTTTACATGTTGAAATGTACtgttatattatttgtttatttatttttctaaacattttctgtttcaagtcaggaatatggcagttgttataaacattcaatttttatctatgttggtgtttgttttttaatcagttacgtgtttctgttgtttcgtttattttgttgtttatttttcctcttatatttgatgtgtcaGTTTTGTTTGTGGCCAGTAAAATCAattaatgactattgaacagcggtgtactactattgcctttattgaTAGAATACTATTCAGGTGATGATCCATCAAGTTTTGTTTATTTCGGAATTCAGATTTACCAAATAAAAGTAGAACACCCGGATTAATCTGTCTATCCAATGGGACTTGTCATTTGCAACCTGAAAAGAGAGCCTCGAAAAGTTTTGGGAATGGATAGTTGAggttttcaatatttcaatactTCAAATGAGGGACATACAAAACTGTTTTCACCTGCTGTAATTTTCCCTTATAGATTATCTTCCAGTATCCCCCTCAGTAATTCATAAAAATTAACACTCTTCAAAAACCAGTATAAATGTAGATGATTTATCACTAGAACTGGTACATACCATCTTTGCAATGATGACCAAGTTGTATATCGAATAATGCTTCCATATCATTATTGTGATCAAAATTCTGTGGACGAGTATTGTGAAATCAATTGTAAAAAGTTGGAGTTTGCATGTTAGTAACGCAAACACGTCACTGTGTTTTATATCCTGTGGTGTTTGTCATTCATGGAATATGTTCGATGTTTCTGTGcagtttgcatgttgtgtcgactataATATTATTTCTGTACGTATCTCTGTGATGAATGTACTTcgtgtgtttgtgctgtattccTGTCACGAAATGTTGTCATTCCagcatgtttgttttttaatattgtcattaaTCGAAAAATTTTGATAGCCATCAAACCAGATTCAACtcactttttttcttcaaatgtcctgtaccaagtaaggaatgtAGCAGTAGTTACCAAATAGTTCATTTCTATATATGCTTGCGGCTTtgtttttttgcactcagtgttCCCGTTGTTCGTTTGTTTTTATATCTTAATATACTTGATGTGTTCTCTCAtgtttagtttgtaacacggatttattttctctcaatcgatttacgaCCTTTGAataccggtatactactgtcgccTTTTTTGCAGACACATTTtcaaaatgcctgtatcaagtcaggatttgttgtccattcgtttgatgtgttttatcttatgactttatcatttgattagggactttccattttgaattttcttcggagttcactatttttgtgattttacttttttcaggtAAACCGTTAAAATAGTTTATAATTCGATAAGAAAAAATCCTTAAAAGAAATGATGATTTACATCGAGGCTTAATAAGTAGAAGACTTTGTCCACGAGTAATGGAAGTCACAACAGGAAAACATCTTCCATATGGTGAATCATCAAATACTATCAAATTCTTGAATGTTTGTATCATGTCGACACGACTTCTCCTATGTGCTAATGAAGGTAACTTTAAAGCTTTGAATCTAttagcaaaattcaaaattcagaaGTCTGGTTATAGTGAAAAGCTTGATTGCCCCTGTCTGTAccttttgaatttattatatattttgaaggAGAGGGGGATACCAGGTTTTATTTCTATACAAGTGGGAAAGGACAAGTGCAATATATGTTTTCAAAAAAGATAATCGATCTGAATAATAAaaggtaacctgtcgaaaaaaattaaaattccgGTGTCAAATATCGAATATGAACATGGTCTATTCAACTATATGAACAAATATCTATGTATAACACATCAATAATTCAACACTATAATAATGTTTACAATATAATCATCATATTTAAGATACTTCCACCTTTAACAAATTCTGGAATGCATCTCGTCGTAAAAATCTGATCCATTTACTAATTGACTAATGAGTCGACTGATAAACATGGAAGAAAGAATTttccaaaagagggacgaaagataccagagggagagccaaacccatagattgaaaataaactgacagcgccatggctaaaaataaaaagacaaacagacaatttatagtacagaaaacacaactaagcaacacgaaccccaccaaaaactaagggtggtctcaggtgctccggaagggtaagcagatcctgctccacatgtggcacccgtcgtgtagcttatgttattacaaatccgataaatagtctaatttggtaggtcacattcgtgaaaacaGAAGGATATTGTAGTTACGACCTCATgcacatattcgatatcatctgtaaaacggttatttcataaagGTCAACAAACTCATGagggcgtccgtaaaatttacgaagcgatgatttcaacttcgttacttggaactcttggtttaatagcttccttgtgagtagcaatcaTATATCatggaaatcatgatatgaaatacgAGTCAGGGAAtaccgtatcaattgggagatatatactccgtatgcaggcgctgctgaaatagaaatgttcacaattgggaagctgaaatcatctcttttgtcgtaaagttttgttttcaaccgaccctcattgtcaatttctagatgtaagtcaagacatGAGGCAGACCTAACTAtatatgtagtatcctttatctctagttcgatgggatagttAATaaattcgttcaacatagtcacacattttgtataatttactggaagaacatcatctatatagtggaagGTAAAgctaaaggatattgctaacttgttatctttcttcctaagaaggtCCTctatgaagtcagtctcataataataaagaaacaagtcggcaagaagagtgGCACATTTGATTCCCATTTGTAtcccgacagtctgttgaaaaaaacGTCCTTCAAACGAAACAAATAtgatgtcaatcaagaaatcaagcatcttgataatgtcagtttcagagtattttttgtttgaatccgagtgattctttacaaagtaagGTTTTTCCAAATGTTGACTGTGATCTCTGATCAGCGTCTTCTAGAAAAGAATGTATAGACGCACCTTTGTGTTCTTCCCATGAGGGTTCAATTGTTCTCGTTGAATATGTCTTGATATTTtgcaaagaagaaaaaatataatctcatttatcagtttaaaaaatcaattatatataatttatgaagAAAGAGGTTTAATGTCTTCACATACTAGTAAAGAAAGAATTAGTtttcccttctttttttttatctaaactaCTTCTAAGTGCCTTGGCTCTCtccaaattttgaaaacaaacatgCAACATGATCTTATTCATTATTGTAGTGAATGCAGGAACAACAGTTTTTGCATGAATATTGatttgttcgtacaccaaaacgAAAATAACGTCGCGTCATTGGATGGATTATCATTGTTTaggacgttttaaaccaatcacaacgttttggtgtacgcttttgaaaatattacccagaatgcattagattttgAAACGGCCAATAAGCAACTGCAAATCACATTCAGGTATTACTTTTGTGGTTGCcggtctaaaattaaaaaaaaaccaaagtcaATATATGAATTACGACCTACTGAactgttttttgttgcacttcaaaTTTTCTGTTTTATGCTGTTTCCTGTTATAATTGATATGTTCCCTCGGTTTTTGAAGTATCTGTAGTTCAGGTTAAACGAGTCTGTTGAGGATGCAAAGAGCGGCCTTTCAGAGTGTTCGCTCAATTAAGCCGAACATCGGATGATATTTGAGGTGCTGATTAACTGGGATTTGTGTTTTGAACACTTGACGTGATGGAGGTCAATATTTCTCATTTGCAAATGAACATTTGGCATTAGTTCATTATAGTCagaagatgaaaaaaaattaacgatgTCGCTTGAGTTTCTTTCACTATAGTTTGAATGGCtagattaaaattgtttattcgTTCCTTTGTTGGGGATATTTATCCTGTTCCAGGTTGAATACCGTTCCTTAATAATTCCTTATGCAGAACTAGTTCCAGTTATTTTGTTAACTACAAAACTACAAACCCTAGTGATAAAAAAGAGATCGAGACATTCTGCTCGATCTAGACATAGCTGTCcgtttgttgttttattatgaGCCAATCGTCTAGATTTACTATTAatcttaaatttttcattttcatgtaGGGTTCAACGAAAGACACTATTTTTGTAAAGACTCTTAGGGCAGATGTGAACCGAAACACAGAGCTTTGAGTTCAAATGCTTGATTATGAAGGTTAAATCTTTGATGCTGGAAATGACTTAGAAACGTCGACATGTGAATACGCTTTTCTTATGTGGAGCGTTATTCCCCAactctttgtttttttctactaTATTCCTTACGTTGCTCAGTGCATTCACTTTAGAATGTTTTGTTTAAGATATCCGataaaatttctaatttttttttagatactattgtttgttttatacccCCTCTAAATTAGTgcttttatgaaattaaatttgTAACCCTTATCTATTGCAAACAAAAACCATTGaccggttttgtttttttttttgcaactaAAAACAAATTGAGACGACCCCCCACTGGTATCTTGTCTTGATTTGGAAATAGAATTTCTTGTATCTCTGAGTCGGTTGGACCGGATACTATAAGAACCCCAAAGAACCTGTACTACTGTTTGATGTATTGGCATCTTTGTCTTTTTTTCCTTTATTGTCAAAGACACCTGTCTTAAAAGACTTATCAGTAACAAAATACGgtttcttatatttattgaactaTTAGCAGAGTTACATGCAATCTTTGATTTTGTTTAGAACAACTATGATCACAGTCATAGTCTGGCTTTCTTTTATTGCCTTTGTGAAATCAGGGTAACACATCTACCAATTATTCCAAGGATCTTAGCTTGTACATCATTAAAATCAAGAAAATCGAACTGCTTTTGGGGGAATAACTCTTTAATCAAGGAAGATTGGaatccacaaaaaaaataaaagaatccacAATATTTGCCTACAATTTACTGAGTCATAAATAATTCTCCCCAGAAGTCGTAAACTGTAATTTTGAAATCCTCACTCGTATTCTTTTATGTACTAACTATAAAATACTTCAACAATTAAATTAATACACTAAAATGATTGGCAGctttgtgcatattaaatatATCCTCAACACTTTAAAACTTCGGCTATGATCTAAAATATCAACCAATGACTTCAGACATTTCATACACATTTTGATTGAAATAATACTGATAAGACTGGATAGTTGTGTACAAAATCATAATCATTTGACTaaacctaattaaaaaaaaattcagcctGCATGCATCACCACATTTTCACAAATAAATGTCAAGTGAACAGTTTAAACAAATCTATAGCTTGCATGATCTATTTCttagaaaataaatatctaaTAAACTGACGTAACATTATCTCCTTATCATTCTTGTTTGAAATATCTGGTATACTGAATACAATATTAGAAATCTGCCGTTGCGatccaaatgtatttttttctgttcctTTACACATATTGTACTGGTCTTTCTCCAGATTAGTATCACAGATGACTTGATGGAAAACATGGACCATCCCGGGATCTATGCTACGACATATTGTTAAATTACTTTCAACAAACTTTTTATAGAGGGCACCGTCTTCTTTCCCCCATCCCTTGAAAGAAGTGTTTAACCCACCAACAGATTTAAGATCTCGTTTGTAGGTACTTACCATACCAGTACTGGTGTTCCTCCAATATCCATGATCAGATGTGAAATTGGTCCAATTAATCTCACATGAGTCAGAAATGGTACAAACTAATAATGGGTTATACTGACTAAAGAATATAGGATAATACACTTGTATATTTTTGATTGTATTATAACGTATTCTAAACAACgcaaatttatcaaaaaagatGTCTACATCTATAAAGAAAAGTAGAGAATCCTCACTCAACCGAGACATTCCAATATCCAATGCCTTCGCCCTGTTAAATGTACCATCTGCATAAATGACTTCAATGTCGGCACCACCGTATCTTTTTTGGTACTGACCAACAATATTCATTAGTGATTTAATCGAAGATGAATCCGACTCACTATTGAACACAGCAATGTGAAGCTGTGTCGTTTCCTTGTTTTTAAGACATACTTCCTCATAGTTTTGCATAAATCTTTTAAATACGGGAATTTTGCCAGCCAGTGGAACAATAAAATGAATGATTTCCAATGATTGTCCACCTTTACCTAAACTGATAAATGTAAACGGAGAATCTGATGCTTTGTACTCAATGTTTGAGGAAACTGTCGAAGGATCTTCAATAAATTGTACTAATGTTGTGAATCCTTTACGGGGTGTATAGTTAGTACCACCATGACAGATTTTACATTGAGTGTTGGTTTAATTGATCCTTTCTCTTCTTTATAATTATGGTAAAACAAATTCTGCatcaaaaatagaacataatgtTAACAAggtaatatgtatataaaataaagaaaaagtgaCAGGATTACCTAGGCGACGAATATTAACAAGAGACATGAGAATAAGGATGAGGTCAATTATATGACGTGATACATTTCTAACCTCTACCTATTACCGTTGAGCGTTTATAAACATTACTAACTATGATAAATTGGGTTTGGAAATGCACGTTTTGACTGATGTACGTAACATTTTGGCTAAAAATCAGTtaagtttggttcaatttcaatataaaaaagaagatatggtatgattgccaatgagacaactatcaacaaaagaccaaaatgacacagacattaacaactataggtcaccgtacggccttcaacaatgagcaaagcccacaccgcatagtcagctataataggccccgataagacaatgtaaaacaattcaaacgagaaaactaacggccttatttatgtaaaaaatgaacgaaaaacaaatatgtaacacataaacaaacgacaaccactgaattacaggctcctgacttgggacaggcacatacataaataatgtggcggggttaaacatgttagcgggatcccaaccctccccctaacctgggacagtggtataacagtacaacataagaacgaactataaaaatcagttgaaaaaggcttaactcatcagatggacaaaaatacatgtggacgtggccgggtacttatacatcccgacacaaaaagacgcatTTGAGCTAATCTACATTCCTAATCCTATATACAGATAAATTATCAGTATCACATCTATATTTTCGTTTTATATCAATATTCAATTCAtaataaatgacatttttttaacatgtttattatgGATGTACCTTGCAGTTTGCTAGTTGCTGTCATCTCCTGTTCATCATGATGAGGAGGATAAATCTGACATTTTTGGTTTAGTTGCATTTCAGTTGTTTAATATGTTACATAAAAGTACAATTCTAATATGAGGTGCTTCTTCCGCTTtataaacaacactgtgatacaattctcgatatatctgtacttagcgcagactcagagatata
The window above is part of the Mytilus galloprovincialis chromosome 4, xbMytGall1.hap1.1, whole genome shotgun sequence genome. Proteins encoded here:
- the LOC143070967 gene encoding chondroitin sulfate synthase 1-like, producing MSLVNIRRLVSSNIEYKASDSPFTFISLGKGGQSLEIIHFIVPLAGKIPVFKRFMQNYEEVCLKNKETTQLHIAVFNSESDSSSIKSLMNIVGQYQKRYGGADIEVIYADGTFNRAKALDIGMSRLSEDSLLFFIDVDIFFDKFALFRIRYNTIKNIQVYYPIFFSQYNPLLVCTISDSCEINWTNFTSDHGYWRNTSTGMVSTYKRDLKSVGGLNTSFKGWGKEDGALYKKFVESNLTICRSIDPGMVHVFHQVICDTNLEKDQYNMCKGTEKNTFGSQRQISNIVFSIPDISNKNDKEIMLRQFIRYLFSKK